Proteins encoded by one window of Porphyromonas vaginalis:
- a CDS encoding M3 family metallopeptidase: MRKQVIMLLAIATMLLACNKQKQTDLADNPFVHPSETYMNAPDFDKIKVEHFAPAFDEGMRQHNEEIAAIVDNAEAPTFTNTIEALERAGQVLQRTSAVFFALTSADTNDELRAIEAEYVPKLTAHSDEIMLNDKLFARIKTVYETGLEGLQPDQVRLTKQYYDNYVKAGANLSAEDKEKLKKLNGEEAELTAKFGNILTDATNVPVFFTDKAQLDGLTDSELQEAADLAKEEGKEGQWAIRLVNTTQQPVMAKLNNRDSRKAILEASINRCNNGDKYDTQEIIKRLATLRAEKAQLLGFNSFADWTLQDALAKNGETARNFLERLAKLYQPKAAEDAKMLEEFAQKSEGPDFKLEAYDWAYYAEKMRKEQYDVDEAQLSEYFVLDNVLKDGVFYAANKLYGLTFEQRTDVPVYHPDVTVYDVKNEQGEVIALFYFDPYARPSKSGGAWMSNFVEQSTLLGNKPVIYNVCNNKKPAAGQPCLMTWDEVTTLFHEFGHALHGMLSTQTYPSISGTNVSRDFVEFPSQFNEHWASEPTVFANYAKHYKTGEQMPAELREKMIAAGNFNQAYSIGENIASSLIDQCWHALTVSDKVDDVQAFEEEVLTKYGMLNAQIPPRYRSPYFRHIWSNGYSAGYYSYLWSEAVDNEVYAWIEAHGGMTRENGQRLADILLSRGNSEDLMVLFEQFTGHKEVDIEPLLRFRGLR; encoded by the coding sequence ATGCGTAAACAAGTAATTATGCTCTTAGCCATCGCCACGATGCTACTCGCTTGTAACAAGCAGAAGCAGACTGACCTGGCTGACAATCCATTCGTTCATCCAAGTGAAACCTACATGAATGCACCCGACTTTGACAAAATCAAGGTAGAGCACTTTGCACCTGCCTTCGACGAGGGTATGCGTCAGCACAACGAGGAGATAGCTGCTATCGTAGACAATGCTGAGGCACCCACCTTTACCAATACTATCGAGGCTCTCGAGCGTGCTGGACAGGTACTCCAGCGCACCTCCGCCGTTTTCTTCGCACTGACCAGTGCCGACACCAACGATGAGCTACGCGCCATCGAGGCTGAGTACGTGCCTAAGCTCACCGCACATAGCGACGAGATCATGCTCAACGACAAACTCTTCGCTCGCATCAAGACCGTCTACGAGACTGGTCTAGAGGGACTACAGCCCGACCAGGTACGCCTCACCAAGCAGTACTACGACAACTATGTCAAGGCTGGTGCCAACCTCTCTGCAGAGGATAAGGAGAAGCTCAAGAAGCTCAACGGCGAGGAGGCCGAGCTCACCGCTAAGTTTGGCAATATACTGACCGACGCAACGAACGTACCTGTCTTCTTTACCGACAAGGCTCAGCTCGACGGACTCACCGACAGCGAGCTACAAGAGGCTGCCGACCTCGCTAAGGAGGAGGGCAAAGAGGGCCAGTGGGCTATACGCCTAGTCAATACGACCCAGCAGCCCGTCATGGCTAAGCTCAACAACCGCGACAGCCGCAAGGCTATCCTCGAGGCTTCCATCAATCGCTGCAACAACGGGGACAAGTACGACACGCAGGAGATCATCAAGCGTCTCGCTACGCTCCGTGCTGAGAAGGCTCAGCTACTAGGCTTCAACTCATTTGCTGACTGGACCCTTCAGGATGCACTTGCTAAAAATGGCGAGACAGCTCGCAACTTCCTCGAGCGTCTCGCTAAGCTCTACCAGCCTAAGGCTGCTGAAGACGCTAAGATGCTAGAGGAGTTTGCACAGAAGAGCGAGGGACCAGACTTCAAGCTAGAGGCTTACGACTGGGCTTACTACGCAGAGAAGATGCGCAAGGAGCAGTACGACGTCGATGAGGCACAGCTCAGCGAATACTTCGTCCTAGACAACGTCCTCAAGGATGGTGTCTTCTATGCTGCCAACAAGCTCTACGGTCTCACCTTCGAGCAGCGCACCGACGTCCCCGTCTATCATCCGGACGTAACGGTATACGATGTCAAGAATGAGCAGGGCGAGGTCATCGCACTCTTCTACTTCGATCCCTACGCACGTCCCTCTAAGAGCGGTGGTGCCTGGATGAGCAACTTCGTCGAGCAGTCTACCCTACTAGGCAACAAGCCAGTCATCTACAACGTCTGCAACAATAAGAAGCCAGCTGCTGGTCAGCCCTGTCTGATGACTTGGGACGAGGTGACGACACTCTTCCACGAGTTCGGTCACGCTCTACACGGCATGCTCTCTACGCAGACCTACCCCTCCATCTCTGGGACCAACGTCTCGAGAGACTTTGTCGAGTTCCCCTCACAGTTCAACGAGCACTGGGCTTCTGAGCCTACTGTCTTTGCCAACTATGCGAAGCACTACAAGACAGGCGAGCAGATGCCTGCCGAGCTACGTGAGAAGATGATCGCTGCTGGCAACTTCAACCAGGCCTACTCTATTGGCGAGAATATCGCTTCCTCACTCATCGACCAGTGCTGGCACGCACTCACTGTAAGTGACAAGGTTGATGACGTTCAGGCATTTGAAGAGGAGGTACTCACGAAGTACGGCATGCTCAACGCACAGATACCACCCCGCTACCGCTCACCTTACTTCCGCCACATCTGGAGCAACGGTTACTCAGCAGGTTACTACTCTTACCTCTGGAGTGAGGCTGTAGACAACGAGGTCTACGCTTGGATCGAGGCACACGGAGGTATGACGCGTGAGAACGGTCAGCGCCTTGCAGACATCCTCCTCTCTCGTGGTAACAGCGAGGACCTGATGGTACTCTTCGAGCAGTTCACCGGCCACAAGGAGGTCGACATCGAGCCGCTCCTCCGCTTCCGCGGTCTCCGCTAA
- the xseB gene encoding exodeoxyribonuclease VII small subunit, whose translation MTDSSKTHAEEPQQTYQEAITRIQEIVRLLETGDIEVDELTKLIEEATGLIQFCSTRLTSIDKEVSQLLQQLDESQE comes from the coding sequence ATGACAGACTCTAGCAAGACCCACGCTGAGGAACCCCAGCAGACCTACCAAGAGGCGATCACACGTATCCAGGAGATCGTGCGGCTCCTCGAGACGGGAGATATAGAGGTGGACGAACTGACTAAGCTCATCGAGGAGGCGACAGGCTTGATACAGTTTTGCTCCACACGGCTCACCTCTATCGATAAGGAGGTCTCACAGCTCCTCCAGCAGCTCGACGAGAGTCAGGAGTAA
- a CDS encoding NAD(P)-dependent oxidoreductase — protein sequence MDKKKKVLISFDTVRPGFEELAEWADMTRRPEGESFTREEMMEIGAQYDALATQFTFPVDRELIDAFPNIKLIANYGVGYNNIDVAYAHSKGITVTNTPRAVIQPTAELTMGLLLSCSRKIAMWDRHMRRTKSSSKSLSDSSGMATNLCGKTIGIIGYGNIGRAVGHMAQAFGMTVLYNKRHPLDAAAEKELGVTYADLDKIFTECDVVSLHTPYNEDSHHLVSASRLAQMKRSAILINAARGAVVDEAALVHALQTGEIAAAGLDVFEHSDNPLPELYEMEQVTMTPHVGTQTYEARVAMARELCNCIIGYFEGDRPISIVR from the coding sequence ATGGACAAGAAAAAGAAAGTACTCATCTCCTTTGACACCGTACGCCCCGGCTTCGAGGAGCTGGCCGAGTGGGCCGATATGACCCGCCGCCCCGAAGGCGAGAGCTTCACACGTGAGGAGATGATGGAGATAGGCGCACAGTATGATGCGCTCGCTACGCAGTTCACCTTCCCCGTAGATCGTGAGCTGATCGACGCTTTTCCAAATATCAAGCTGATCGCCAACTATGGTGTCGGCTACAACAATATCGATGTCGCCTATGCGCATAGCAAAGGGATCACCGTGACCAATACGCCTCGTGCCGTGATCCAGCCTACCGCAGAGCTAACCATGGGACTACTCCTGAGCTGCAGTCGCAAGATCGCTATGTGGGATCGTCACATGCGTCGCACCAAGAGCAGTAGCAAGTCACTCTCCGACAGCTCTGGCATGGCGACCAATCTCTGTGGCAAGACCATCGGCATCATCGGCTATGGCAACATAGGTCGTGCCGTGGGGCACATGGCACAAGCCTTCGGTATGACCGTCCTCTACAACAAGCGACACCCACTTGATGCTGCGGCCGAGAAAGAGCTAGGGGTCACCTATGCCGACCTAGACAAGATCTTTACGGAGTGTGATGTCGTATCCCTCCACACCCCTTACAATGAAGACTCGCACCACCTAGTCTCCGCTAGCCGCCTAGCACAGATGAAGCGCTCAGCTATCCTCATCAATGCAGCGCGTGGAGCAGTTGTTGACGAAGCTGCCCTCGTGCATGCGCTCCAGACAGGCGAGATAGCTGCTGCGGGACTGGACGTCTTCGAGCATAGCGACAACCCGCTCCCCGAGCTGTACGAGATGGAGCAGGTGACTATGACACCACACGTCGGCACGCAGACCTACGAGGCGCGTGTCGCTATGGCACGTGAGCTGTGCAACTGCATCATCGGCTACTTCGAGGGCGACCGCCCCATCAGCATCGTTCGGTAA
- a CDS encoding methyltransferase RsmF C-terminal domain-like protein codes for MQTPVPSDLIAKLAQAYPEHASRIVETLETPPSVSLRLNSARTLSARPFAELEDGTIPWLPAELEGYWLSERPTFALDPLWHAGAYYVQDASAMTLATIWEQLDWHTPPRLALDLCAAPGGKSTLLRDLLPKETLLVSNEILPKRCKILVENMVKWCCADQMIITQEEPQRLTALLLGACDLILVDAPCSGEGLMRRDEEARRMWSPQLIADCVTRQRAILQEAMRMLAPEGILLYATCTLNQEENDQMVQWLLDHYPCELIDLFRFAERITGAYATSYGLHLWPGIVRGEGQYLAALRLTDIVETPSEARKAKGLTRTSRQELAGLSWLSEPTSADYFTIGDRIYQLTPEAALLLATAYREHLAVATPGLEIASMRHQAKGYEPSFALLHHKLYDAIKLPSLELPLEEALRYLRGEALTTESSTERGFTTITYRGIPLGLAHSTGSRLNNLYPKPYRLRI; via the coding sequence ATGCAGACTCCCGTCCCGTCTGACCTAATAGCCAAGCTAGCGCAAGCATACCCCGAGCATGCCTCTCGCATTGTCGAGACTCTAGAGACGCCCCCGTCGGTCTCTCTGCGGCTTAACTCAGCTCGCACCTTATCGGCACGCCCCTTTGCTGAACTAGAGGATGGGACTATACCGTGGCTACCGGCAGAACTGGAGGGTTACTGGCTCAGCGAGCGCCCCACCTTTGCGCTAGACCCACTATGGCACGCTGGTGCTTACTACGTACAGGACGCTAGTGCTATGACGCTCGCCACTATCTGGGAGCAACTCGACTGGCACACACCTCCTCGGCTAGCTCTAGACCTCTGCGCAGCACCTGGTGGCAAGAGCACACTGCTCCGCGACCTACTCCCCAAGGAGACGCTCCTCGTGAGCAACGAGATACTTCCGAAGCGGTGCAAGATCCTTGTAGAGAATATGGTCAAGTGGTGTTGTGCCGACCAAATGATCATCACGCAAGAGGAGCCACAGCGACTCACGGCCCTACTGCTCGGTGCCTGCGACCTCATCTTAGTCGATGCCCCCTGCAGTGGCGAGGGACTGATGCGCCGTGACGAGGAGGCGAGACGTATGTGGTCGCCTCAGCTCATTGCCGACTGCGTGACCCGCCAGCGGGCAATCCTACAGGAGGCGATGCGCATGCTAGCTCCCGAGGGTATACTCCTCTATGCCACTTGCACCCTCAATCAGGAGGAAAACGATCAGATGGTTCAGTGGCTTCTTGATCACTACCCTTGCGAACTCATCGACCTCTTCCGCTTTGCTGAGCGCATCACTGGAGCTTACGCCACTTCGTATGGCCTACACCTCTGGCCAGGCATCGTACGAGGTGAGGGACAATACCTTGCCGCGCTACGGCTCACCGACATCGTTGAGACCCCGAGCGAAGCGCGCAAGGCCAAAGGCTTGACACGCACCAGCCGACAGGAGTTAGCTGGGCTCTCTTGGCTCAGCGAACCAACATCCGCCGACTACTTTACCATCGGTGATCGCATCTACCAGCTCACACCTGAGGCGGCTCTGCTCCTTGCCACGGCATACAGAGAGCATCTCGCCGTTGCCACACCAGGACTGGAGATTGCCTCCATGCGCCACCAGGCGAAAGGCTACGAACCCTCCTTTGCCCTGCTACACCATAAGCTATATGACGCTATTAAGCTACCCTCGCTAGAGCTGCCCCTAGAAGAAGCTCTGCGCTATCTGCGAGGCGAGGCACTCACGACAGAGTCATCGACAGAGCGGGGCTTCACCACCATCACCTATCGGGGCATCCCCTTAGGTCTGGCACACAGCACAGGCTCACGGCTCAACAACTTATACCCTAAGCCGTACCGCCTGCGCATCTAA
- a CDS encoding peptidylprolyl isomerase yields MKQLATLLLLCALCVTSLTAQTEPEALPAGRRVLVETSQGDFTLLLYDDTPLHQAAFLEHVRRGDYEGVLMHRVIAQFMVQGGNLSTRGATRQTDVSIDTLSTTISAEILPNHIHKRGALAAARVAGEENPEMRSSGSQFYIVTGTYYTDFDLDDIAAQREWDYTPEQRQAYKMLGGAPWLDRQYTVFGEVIDGMRTITKIEDLPTDSANRPKRDVIIKRMKLLP; encoded by the coding sequence ATGAAACAGCTTGCCACCCTCTTACTCCTCTGCGCACTCTGCGTCACCTCGCTGACAGCTCAGACTGAGCCCGAGGCTCTCCCCGCAGGGCGACGGGTACTCGTGGAGACTTCGCAGGGAGACTTTACACTCCTGCTCTATGACGACACACCTCTACACCAAGCAGCCTTCCTAGAGCATGTACGTCGAGGAGACTACGAAGGAGTCTTGATGCACCGTGTCATAGCGCAGTTTATGGTTCAGGGAGGCAATCTCTCGACCCGTGGAGCGACACGCCAGACGGATGTCTCCATAGATACGCTCTCGACTACCATTTCTGCGGAGATCCTACCCAACCATATCCATAAGCGAGGTGCCCTAGCAGCAGCACGAGTCGCTGGCGAGGAGAACCCCGAGATGCGTTCCTCTGGCAGTCAGTTTTACATCGTCACGGGGACCTACTACACAGACTTCGACCTAGATGACATCGCAGCTCAGCGTGAGTGGGACTACACGCCTGAGCAACGCCAGGCGTACAAGATGCTGGGCGGAGCCCCGTGGTTGGATAGGCAGTACACCGTCTTTGGCGAAGTGATCGATGGGATGCGCACCATTACCAAGATCGAAGACCTCCCAACCGACAGTGCCAACCGTCCTAAGCGAGATGTGATCATCAAGCGCATGAAGCTCCTGCCCTAA
- a CDS encoding YitT family protein: MPTSTSGSTLSTPTERAIPPHERQTFTPRRSPLALEILYLVLGAICQALAYACFIAPANIVPGGCYGLSITINYLTQGTFEAFPEGLPIGAVALCFNVPFFLLAARSLGLRSGGKTIATFLLISICTDLITSMTRDIVIVSNDKFLSSVYGGAILGLGVLLTFKAGSTSAGTDVIARVLSKGNNLKTSHMIIAVDSAVVLFGLVAFGDFSVPLYSWITIFVYGKVVDILQPENPNKAIFIVSDHTAELRTLIIEELNLRGTFLHGSGIYAGAERDIIFMIVERKYVSKLKKAVLQADPKAFIATTNATNDTAPKII; this comes from the coding sequence ATGCCTACATCTACGTCCGGCTCCACTCTATCTACTCCTACAGAGAGAGCTATACCGCCACACGAGCGACAGACCTTCACCCCGAGACGCTCTCCGCTAGCCCTGGAGATACTCTACCTCGTCCTCGGCGCTATCTGTCAGGCTCTCGCTTACGCCTGCTTCATAGCTCCCGCCAACATTGTCCCTGGAGGATGCTATGGACTCAGTATCACGATCAACTATCTGACGCAGGGGACCTTTGAGGCGTTTCCCGAGGGACTACCCATCGGTGCCGTGGCACTCTGCTTCAACGTACCCTTCTTCCTTCTAGCGGCTCGCTCCCTCGGCTTGCGCAGCGGAGGTAAGACGATCGCCACCTTCCTACTCATCTCTATCTGCACCGACCTGATCACCTCGATGACTCGAGACATAGTCATCGTAAGCAACGATAAGTTTCTCTCCTCCGTCTATGGCGGCGCTATCCTCGGACTGGGCGTGCTACTCACCTTCAAGGCGGGCAGCACCAGTGCTGGCACCGATGTCATTGCGCGAGTACTCTCTAAGGGCAATAACCTTAAGACTAGTCACATGATCATAGCCGTAGACTCGGCCGTGGTACTCTTTGGACTAGTCGCCTTTGGAGACTTTAGCGTGCCACTTTACTCTTGGATCACCATCTTCGTCTATGGCAAGGTCGTTGACATCTTGCAACCTGAGAATCCCAACAAAGCGATCTTCATCGTCTCCGACCACACCGCTGAGCTTCGCACACTCATCATCGAGGAGCTTAACCTGCGGGGTACTTTCCTCCATGGTAGCGGTATCTATGCGGGTGCCGAGCGTGACATTATCTTTATGATTGTGGAGCGCAAATATGTCAGCAAGCTCAAGAAAGCGGTACTCCAGGCTGACCCCAAAGCTTTTATCGCAACGACCAATGCAACCAACGACACGGCCCCCAAGATTATCTAG
- a CDS encoding PaaI family thioesterase — protein MLAIQDLYAPEYSHCWGCGAAHPYGLHLKSYLSEDHAYCYCHHTPNAVYTGGVPDNLYGGFIAMLFDCHGTATAAALYLAAHEEELTAESLQRFITAHLEVDYLAPTPMGVELEVRAYPVEVTDRKVILSLELHCGERITARGKMVAVKHRRPAAK, from the coding sequence ATGCTCGCCATCCAAGACCTCTACGCTCCCGAGTACAGCCACTGCTGGGGCTGTGGTGCTGCGCACCCTTACGGACTACATCTCAAGAGCTACCTCAGCGAAGACCACGCTTACTGCTACTGTCATCACACGCCCAATGCTGTCTACACAGGCGGGGTCCCCGACAACCTATACGGAGGCTTTATCGCCATGCTCTTCGACTGCCACGGCACAGCCACAGCTGCCGCTCTTTACTTAGCAGCTCACGAGGAGGAGCTGACGGCAGAGAGCCTCCAGCGCTTCATCACCGCTCATCTAGAGGTGGACTACCTCGCCCCGACGCCGATGGGTGTCGAGCTAGAGGTCCGCGCTTACCCCGTAGAGGTGACCGACCGCAAGGTCATCCTATCGCTCGAGCTGCACTGTGGCGAGCGCATCACCGCTCGTGGCAAGATGGTCGCCGTCAAGCATCGCCGCCCCGCAGCAAAATAG
- a CDS encoding lytic transglycosylase domain-containing protein, with protein sequence MKIPRLRHACVRITTYIILCCCLPTLLAAAPWYQSLDSVDTEGAIQLDAVTARKELRESLPKSLDTDLGLLMEAWRTGYATQQRFEVPCGSYKAENIRSLSDSVLISRLKALPTVIPIPYNAMVKEGIATYITDRPRLIRVILALGDYYFPIMEEIFDRHGLPVELIYLTVVESALNPFAVSRAGASGLWQLMLPTGRSLGLTINSLVDERFDVYKSSEAAALYLKQLYGLFDNWLLAIAAYNCGPGNVTKAIRRSGGKTTFWGVYPYLPRETRNYIPLFIGAYYACYYHNEHNICPQAQSMPLATDTLAVQIPLTFAQISQSTGIPTEQIRTLNPQYKRGVIPAAGSTPYTIRLPLRGVSKLDDALINLRRNHKEELSKQIAEAQEEIKQAPAPSQKSKAPQGRYKTYKVRRGDTLSKIAKQHGVSVAALKRANGLKGRNPKLRPGQRLKIPR encoded by the coding sequence ATGAAGATCCCCAGACTAAGACACGCTTGTGTCAGAATCACGACCTATATAATACTCTGTTGTTGCTTGCCGACACTCCTAGCAGCGGCACCTTGGTATCAGTCCCTAGACAGTGTAGACACGGAGGGAGCCATCCAGCTGGACGCTGTCACGGCTCGCAAAGAGCTACGAGAGAGCCTGCCGAAGAGTCTAGACACCGACCTAGGCCTGCTCATGGAGGCTTGGCGCACGGGCTATGCGACGCAGCAACGCTTTGAGGTGCCGTGTGGCTCTTACAAAGCTGAAAACATTCGCTCGCTGAGTGACTCCGTGCTGATCTCTCGACTGAAGGCTCTACCCACCGTCATACCGATCCCCTACAACGCGATGGTCAAGGAGGGCATAGCCACCTACATCACTGATCGTCCGCGGCTGATACGTGTCATCCTCGCGCTTGGGGACTACTACTTCCCCATTATGGAGGAGATCTTCGATCGTCACGGGCTACCCGTCGAGCTCATTTACCTTACGGTCGTCGAGTCTGCGCTCAATCCCTTTGCCGTCTCACGGGCTGGTGCCTCGGGACTTTGGCAGCTGATGCTCCCCACAGGACGCAGCTTGGGCTTAACGATCAATAGCCTTGTCGACGAGCGCTTTGACGTCTACAAGAGTAGTGAGGCGGCTGCGCTCTATCTCAAGCAGCTCTACGGACTCTTTGACAATTGGCTCCTAGCTATCGCTGCGTACAACTGCGGGCCAGGCAATGTCACCAAAGCGATCCGACGCTCTGGGGGGAAGACCACCTTCTGGGGAGTCTATCCTTACCTACCCCGTGAGACGCGCAACTACATTCCGCTCTTTATCGGAGCCTACTATGCCTGCTACTACCACAACGAGCACAACATCTGTCCACAGGCACAGTCTATGCCCCTTGCGACCGACACACTAGCCGTACAGATACCGCTCACCTTCGCCCAGATCTCGCAAAGCACAGGCATACCCACCGAGCAGATCCGCACACTCAACCCGCAATACAAGCGAGGAGTCATACCCGCTGCTGGATCGACGCCCTACACCATCCGACTACCACTGAGAGGAGTCTCTAAGCTCGACGATGCGCTCATCAACCTCAGACGCAACCATAAGGAGGAGCTATCCAAGCAGATCGCCGAAGCGCAAGAAGAGATCAAGCAAGCACCCGCCCCCTCGCAAAAAAGCAAAGCTCCCCAAGGTCGCTACAAGACTTACAAAGTGCGTCGTGGCGACACTCTCTCTAAGATAGCCAAGCAACACGGTGTCTCTGTCGCTGCCCTCAAGCGCGCCAACGGACTCAAAGGTCGCAACCCCAAACTTCGACCTGGACAACGCCTCAAGATCCCTAGATAA
- a CDS encoding DUF5683 domain-containing protein has product MTRSLLLLVMSCAIAYYSGTALYATAPVVPQDTTTLAVVADTLGTSLSDTIRTEEPSELLSAPTALQTEHQVVGDSVATTKVPASSPEALQRTTATQVKGRSGGAPFIHKMARWFTRYPNSNVALICSIVPGGGQLYNQRYWKIPIVLSAMTAGVYAVTWNQRLYHEYHTAYADLLSENPLDHTSWQAFIPAGADPSKYVSDGNLRSRLERGSKQYKESRDLSIVLTVALYLLSALDAYVDAELYYFNVSPQLTIDMGEGLRDKPSGPRPQSVMVGASVRF; this is encoded by the coding sequence TTGACTCGATCACTACTCCTCCTCGTGATGAGCTGCGCTATAGCTTACTATAGCGGCACAGCTCTCTATGCGACTGCGCCCGTAGTGCCACAAGACACGACCACACTGGCGGTGGTGGCCGACACGTTGGGCACGAGCCTATCCGACACTATCCGCACAGAGGAGCCGAGCGAGCTGCTCTCCGCACCAACAGCACTCCAGACGGAGCATCAAGTGGTGGGAGACTCAGTTGCAACGACAAAGGTGCCGGCGAGTTCGCCTGAAGCTTTGCAGCGTACCACAGCGACGCAGGTGAAGGGGCGATCGGGTGGCGCACCTTTTATCCATAAAATGGCTAGATGGTTCACTCGCTACCCGAACTCGAATGTGGCACTCATCTGCTCCATCGTACCAGGTGGCGGGCAGCTCTACAATCAGCGCTACTGGAAGATACCGATCGTCCTCTCGGCCATGACAGCGGGTGTCTATGCCGTTACGTGGAATCAGCGACTCTACCACGAGTACCACACCGCCTACGCCGATCTGCTGAGCGAGAACCCGCTCGACCACACCTCCTGGCAAGCTTTTATACCGGCTGGAGCAGACCCTAGTAAATATGTCTCCGACGGGAACCTCCGCTCGCGTCTGGAGCGTGGCTCCAAGCAGTACAAGGAGAGCAGAGACCTAAGCATCGTCCTCACGGTGGCACTCTATCTCCTCTCAGCACTCGACGCTTATGTCGATGCGGAGCTATACTACTTTAATGTATCTCCTCAGCTCACGATCGATATGGGCGAGGGGCTACGTGACAAGCCCTCAGGGCCTCGACCTCAAAGCGTGATGGTCGGTGCCTCGGTGCGCTTTTAG
- a CDS encoding ParB/RepB/Spo0J family partition protein, which translates to MTNKKKENKVIGRGLDALLGDVSNSSSISEIAIDKIEPNPDQPRTHFDPESLEELAASIRALGIVQPITVRELTDGRHLIISGERRWRASKLANLTSIPAYIVKADDEKVVEMALIENIQREDLNAIEIALTYKRLLEHSEGTQEELAKKVGKTRSSISNYLRLLRLPAEVQLGLTEKKIDMGHARAILSLTDPAQQLKLYQTTLSEHLSVRQVEALANELQEPTEEPTNTNKKRQTLSKLASHGNDYAPLAKQLSSFFGTKVSLRCKENGKGSITIPFSSEEQLIEICSILEGGANH; encoded by the coding sequence AACAAGAAGAAAGAGAACAAAGTAATAGGCAGAGGACTAGACGCTCTACTCGGCGATGTGAGCAACTCCTCTAGCATTAGCGAGATAGCCATCGACAAGATCGAGCCTAATCCCGACCAACCTCGTACACACTTCGACCCAGAGAGTCTCGAGGAGCTCGCCGCCTCCATACGCGCCCTCGGCATCGTGCAGCCTATCACGGTGCGGGAGCTGACCGACGGACGCCATCTCATCATATCGGGGGAGCGTCGCTGGCGCGCCTCTAAGCTCGCCAACCTGACCTCTATCCCAGCATATATCGTCAAGGCTGATGACGAGAAGGTGGTCGAGATGGCGCTGATCGAAAACATACAGCGCGAAGACCTCAACGCTATCGAGATAGCACTCACCTACAAGCGCCTCCTAGAGCACTCAGAGGGGACGCAAGAGGAGCTCGCCAAGAAGGTGGGCAAGACCCGCTCGTCGATCAGTAACTACCTGCGTCTCCTGCGCCTGCCCGCAGAGGTGCAGCTGGGACTGACGGAGAAGAAGATCGACATGGGTCACGCTCGTGCCATACTGAGCCTGACCGATCCGGCTCAGCAGCTGAAGCTTTACCAGACCACGCTCTCGGAGCATCTGAGCGTGCGACAGGTCGAGGCTTTGGCCAATGAACTGCAAGAGCCGACCGAGGAGCCAACAAATACGAACAAGAAGAGGCAGACGCTCTCCAAGCTCGCTTCGCATGGCAATGACTACGCTCCTCTAGCTAAGCAGCTGAGTAGCTTCTTCGGCACGAAGGTCTCCCTACGCTGTAAGGAGAATGGTAAGGGGAGCATCACGATCCCCTTTAGCTCTGAGGAGCAGCTCATAGAGATCTGCTCAATCCTAGAGGGCGGTGCTAACCACTAG